The following are from one region of the Strix uralensis isolate ZFMK-TIS-50842 chromosome 4, bStrUra1, whole genome shotgun sequence genome:
- the LOC141943479 gene encoding exocyst complex component 3-like protein 2 isoform X6 has product MQLQSKQGKGDPADRQPPEILTEKTEAACRVSESLSEKVEAVCLEECLRFLESYENEVRSFVQLDGRSGICSSLRILENCCILRTVWHKLTYICSASTDQDVKVNGFLDRMEDDITEHFLQTVTSKVKGTLKEHFKKCGSGFDHILESLKQSFLAFGKKKTDMYEALIKAVNAIIITEYVQALLTTSRKPSSVQRRRIVSKIEDDHRMLQTVFKECLGPAAGPLKDPIKAILELIQASDAEGMKIALLPILREFPDLRKEHLSAVLDIKDSLSREDRAALLKAFHDNCTESETEANLLFADVEVKPRKYGFCGCLCC; this is encoded by the exons ATATTAACAGAGAAGACGGAGGCTGCCTGCCGTGTCAGTGAGAGCCTGAGTGAGAAGGTGGAAGCTGTGTGCCTGGAGGAGTGCCTGAGGTTCCTGGAGAG CTATGAAAATGAAGTTAGAAGCTTTGTCCAGCTCGATGGGCGCTCAGGGATCTGCAGCAGCTTACGAATCCTGGAGAACTGCTGCATTCTCAG gactGTCTGGCATAAACTAACGTACATTTGCAGTGCCAGCACGGATCAGGATGTTAAGGTAAATGGATTTCTAGACAGGATGGAAGATGATATTACGGAGCATTTTCTGCAGACAGTCACTTCTAAAGTCAAG GGAACACTGAAGGAGCACTTCAAAAAGTGTGGCAGTGGTTTTGACCACATCCTTGAATCCTTAAAGCAAAGCTTTTTGgcatttgggaagaaaaaaacagacatgTATGAG GCCCTCATCAAGGCTGTCAATGCCATCATTATTACAGAATATGTGCAGGCCCTCCTGACCACTTCCAGGAAACCATCTTCTGTGCAGAGGAGGAGGATTGTCAGCAAGATAGAAGACGACCATAGGATGCTGCAAACTGTCTTTAAAGAGTGCTTA GGTCCTGCAGCGGGTCCCCTCAAAGATCCTATAAAAGCAATTTTAGAACTTATTCAAGCTTCCGATGCTGAGGGTATGAAAATAGCCCTTCTGCCCATTCTCAGAGAATTTCCTGATCTAAG GAAGGAACATCTGAGTGCAGTGCTGGACATCAAAGACTCACTCAGCCGAGAAGACAGAGCTGCTCTCTTGAAGGCATTTCACGATAATTGTACGGAATCAGAAACAGAAGCAAACTTGCTTTTTGCAGATGTAGAAGTAAAACCTAGAAAATATGGATTCTGTGGCTGCCTCTGCTGTTAG